A single window of Malus sylvestris chromosome 5, drMalSylv7.2, whole genome shotgun sequence DNA harbors:
- the LOC126624595 gene encoding receptor-like protein EIX2: protein MESHYHLSVAHYFLLFLLASSYMQSTTKLCFCLAGGELSSSVKTNSCIDEERQALLIFKQHLVDRSSRLSSWVGHDCCRWEGISCNNLTGHVVKMDLRNRYLDLHSNSIEEGEESAYEKSQLGGKINASLLSLKHLNYLDLSFNDFHRIQVPKFFGELKSLQYLNLSSASFRGEIPPSLGNLSSLNFLDLGGGPFFESNQLSSSRNLNWLSRLSSLKYLDLGWVNLSTTGVNWAYAVNMLPSLTELHLFDCQIESISLSLQSINSTSLFNLTNLITLDLSFNDFGDPFPSEFANFKSLEHLDLSGTFLKGQISKVIGNLCKLKVLSLSANEFDGGMEECWRSFSNCSNIALESLDLSYCGLESQLHAFLGMFKSMQNLNLKYNFIDGSIPDSIGNLSSLKTLDLSDNFMNGSIPQSLGQLSQLVSLDLSYNSWEGNLTEDHFINLTRLQDFSVGSIHRPTSLIFDVAYDWVPPFKLHTIKIINCQIGIGFGVWLQSQTELRDINLSGNGISDIIPEEWLLKISSQLNSLNLSYNQFRGNLPSNLKSPKLQWIDLSHNQLEGPLPHWSATKVRFFFVESNSFSGPIASNIDQMMPNLQSLYLSENYLNGNIPRSICNMQQLQELSLSENHLNGTIPPSVSNMKQLLLLSLRSNQFHGEFRLAWSMGSQMTFLDVSQNNLSGNIPTSLGLLSSLVVLKLNNNNFNDEIPNSLQNCSQLRSIDLGDNKLFGKIPQWIGGLNVPMLSRLRLRSNYFSGHISQQLCNLRQLHILDLSHNNISGIIPKCLGNLTSLVNYSRPSSSTPYYFDEQTTLTLKGRELVYNTTLYLVRSVDLSSNNLQGEIPEEISSLIQLGTLNLSRNQLTGKISSKIGNLYLLETLDLSHNHLLGQIPQSLSSLTFLNHLNLSYNNLSGRIPWGNQLQTFNELSIYMENPSLCGVPLSTKCPGDDTFPSKDTKDMDESGNDELWFYVSVVLGFIVGFWGICGTLILNTSWRYAYFQFFDNIKDKVALAIALKVARLQRMFSDV from the coding sequence ATGGAGAGCCACTATCACCTCAGTGTTGCTCactatttccttctttttcttttggcgtCTTCCTACATGCAGAGTACTACTAAACTCTGTTTCTGTTTGGCCGGTGGTGAACTTTCAAGCAGTGTGAAAACAAATTCATGCATCGACGAGGAAAGACAAGCGCTTCTCATCTTTAAACAACATCTTGTTGATCGTTCTAGCAGGCTTTCCTCTTGGGTGGGTCACGATTGCTGTCGATGGGAAGGGATTTCATGCAACAACCTCACCGGTCATGTCGTGAAGATGGACCTCCGGAATCGATATCTAGATCTACATTCCAATTCTATTGAAGAGGGGGAGGAGTCGGCTTATGAAAAGTCTCAATTGGGAGGTAAGATAAATGCTTCTCTGTTGAGCTTGAAACATTTAAATTACCTGGACCTAAGCTTTAATGATTTTCATCGCATTCAAGTTCCCAAGTTCTTTGGGGAGCTTAAAAGTTTGCAATATCTCAATCTCTCCTCTGCGTCATTTCGAGGAGAGATTCCCCCTTCTCTTGGTAACCTGTCAAGCCTCAATTTTCTTGACCTGGGGGGGGGTCCATTTTTTGAGAGTAATCAACTCTCATCTTCCAGAAATTTGAATTGGCTGTCTCGCCTCTCTTCTCTAAAATACCTTGATCTCGGATGGGTGAATCTGAGCACCACAGGAGTCAATTGGGCGTATGCTGTTAATATGCTTCCTTCATTAACAGAGTTACACTTATTTGATTGCCAAATTGAAAGCATTTCACTCTCACTGCAGAGCATTAACTCGACGTCACTTTTTAATCTTACCAACCTCATAACACTTGATCTATCCTTTAATGATTTCGGTGATCCTTTCCCCAGTGAATTTGCAAACTTCAAATCTCTGGAACACCTTGATTTATCTGGAACATTCTTAAAAGGTCAAATTTCTAAAGTCATTGGAAATTTGTGCAAGCTAAAGGTCTTAAGTCTTTCTGCCAATGAATTTGATGGAGGGATGGAAGAGTGTTGGCGGAGTTTCTCAAATTGTTCAAATATTGCATTAGAGTCACTAGATTTGTCTTATTGTGGGCTGGAAAGCCAACTGCATGCCTTTTTAGGAATGTTTAAAAGTATGCAGAATCTCAACCttaagtataattttattgacGGCTCAATTCCAGATTCCATTGGAAACTTGTCATCCTTGAAAACTTTGGACCTCTCTGATAATTTTATGAACGGCTCCATTCCACAAAGTCTGGGACAACTCTCTCAGCTAGTTTCCCTCGATCTGTCTTATAATTCCTGGGAGGGCAATCTAACGGAAGACCATTTCATAAATCTTACCCGGTTACAAGATTTTAGTGTAGGAAGCATCCACCGACCCACGTCCCTCATTTTCGACGTGGCTTATGATTGGGTTCCTCCATTCAAGCTCCACACAATTAAGATCATAAACTGTCAGATAGGTATTGGTTTTGGGGTATGGCTTCAATCTCAAACTGAACTGAGGGACATCAATCTTAGTGGTAATGGAATCTCGGATATCATACCAGAGGAATGGCTATTGAAGATATCTTCCCAACTCAATAGTCTAAACTTGTCTTACAACCAATTCCGTGGAAACCTTCCATCCAATTTGAAATCTCCAAAATTGCAGTGGATTGATTTGAGTCATAATCAATTGGAGGGCCCACTCCCACATTGGTCTGCCACTAAGGTTCgtttcttttttgttgaaagcaattcattttctgggCCAATTGCCTCAAATATTGATCAGATGATGCCCAATTTGCAATCTTTGTATCTTTCTGAGAATTATTTGAATGGCAATATTCCTCGCTCTATCTGTAACATGCAGCAATTGCAAGAATTGTCTCTTTCTGAGAATCATTTGAATGGCACCATTCCTCCATCTGTTTCCAACATGAAGCAGTTGCTACTCTTGTCTCTAAGGAGCAATCAATTTCATGGAGAATTCCGTCTTGCATGGAGTATGGGGAGCCAGATGACGTTTCTAGATGTTAGTCAAAACAATCTCTCGGGTAATATTCCCACATCATTGGGGCTATTAAGTTCACTGGTAGTATTAaagctcaacaacaacaattttaATGATGAAATTCCTAATTCCCTGCAAAATTGTTCTCAGTTGAGGAGTATCGATCTTGGAGACAACAAGTTATTTGGCAAAATACCACAATGGATAGGAGgattaaatgtacccatgttgtCTAGGCTACGATTACGGTCTAACTATTTTAGTGGACATATATCCCAGCAACTGTGCAATCTTCGACAACTTCATATCCTCGACCTTAGTCACAACAACATTTCAGGTATTATTCCCAAGTGTTTGGGTAATTTGACTTCGCTGGTTAATTATTCACGTCCATCATCTTCTACTCCTTATTATTTTGATGAGCAAACCACACTGACACTAAAAGGAAGGGAACTTGTGTACAACACGACTCTATATCTTGTAAGGAGCGTTGATCTTTCATCAAATAATTTACAAGGTGAAATTCCTGAAGAAATAAGTAGTCTCATTCAATTGGGTACCTTGAACTTGTCCAGGAATCAATTGACTGGAAAGATCTCTTCCAAGATCGGAAACTTGTATTTGCTCGAAACACTTGATCTCTCACACAATCACCTTTTAGGACAAATTCCTCAAAGCTTGTCATCTTTAACTTTTTTAAACCACTTAAACTTGTCTTACAACAACTTGTCTGGAAGAATTCCTTGGGGAAACCAGCTTCAAACTTTCAATGAGTTGTCCATTTATATGGAAAATCCATCGCTATGCGGCGTTCCTCTCTCAACTAAGTGCCCTGGAGATGACACTTTCCCATCTAAGGATACAAAAGACATGGATGAAAGTGGAAATGATGAGTTGTGGTTCTATGTCAGTGTGGTACTTGGCTTTATTGTAGGCTTTTGGGGGATTTGCGGCACGTTGATCTTAAACACATCATGGAGGTATGCATATTTTCAATTCTTCGACAATATCAAAGACAAGGTAGCACTGGCAATTGCCTTAAAAGTGGCTCGTCTCCAAAGAATGTTTTCTGATGTTTGA
- the LOC126622837 gene encoding putative cyclin-B3-1 gives MEKQKGIPGSSAANANVGRSALADVSNVKSNSSRIFGGDASKRKLGKGRESPSQAISKLQTSKRGNFNTSEVLENAVKAKVGKKVVPRVNDTTKSHLLRNQPTLSTLKACESQRSLKSKGASGPNKLVSATATSSKTEKVVTSSLPENIKHEKHEATQGELPSESNCSQNLKAEELPSIDDDCNQLEVSDYVDEIYQYYWVSEAQNPPPENFMSIQADITPHMRVTIKKDDKQLVGHTALLLASKYEDFLHPRVKDLISISAETYTRVQVLGMLEHLAFYLIELCLVEYEALRLKPSLLCAAALYVARCTLQITLAWTPLLCKHARYDVSQIRDCAEMVLRFHKAARMGSLKVTYEKVL, from the exons ATGGAGAAGCAAAAAGGCATACCTGGTAGTTCTGCAG CAAATGCAAATGTTGGAAGAAGCGCATTGGCCGATGTCAGCAATGTCAAAAGCAACTCTTCTAGGATTTTTGGGGGTGACGCCTCTAAAAGAAAGTTG GGAAAAGGGCGGGAAAGCCCCAGCCAAGCTATTTCTAAGTTACAGACTTCAAAGAGGGGTAACTTCAATACTTCAGAAGTGCTG GAAAATGCAG TTAAGGCTAAGGTTGGAAAGAAAGTAGTACCTAGAGTAAATGATACCACGAAGAGCCATCTGTTGAGGAATCAA CCAACTTTGTCAACACTGAAGGCTTGTGAGTCGCAAAGGTCTTTGAAATCCAAGGGTGCATCAGGTCCAAATAAATTAGTTTCTGCTACTGcaacttcatccaaaactgAAAAAGTGGTTACTTCTTCTCTTCCTGAGAACATTaagcatgaaaagcatgaaGCCACTCAGGGAGAGCTTCCATCTGAATCCAACTGCAGCCAAA ATTTGAAGGCGGAAGAGCTACCAAGTATTGATGACGATTGCAATCAACTGGAAGTTTCCGATTATGTTGATGAGATCTATCAGTATTACTGGGTTTCTGAG GCACAGAATCCACCTCCAGAAAATTTCATGTCAATTCAGGCAGACATTACTCCTCATATGCGAG TCACAATTAAGAAGGATGACAAGCAGTTAGTTGGTCACACTGCACTCTTGTTGGCATCAAAATATGAGGACTTTTTGCATCCAAGG GTCAAAGATTTAATTAGCATCTCAGCTGAGACATACACCAGAGTTCAGGTGCTTGGAATG CTTGAACACTTGGCATTCTACCTTATCGAGTTGTGCTTAGTTGAATATGAAGCGTTAAGGTTGAAGCCCTCGTTGTTGTGCGCAGCTGCCCTATATGTCGCAAGGTGCACCCTGCAGATTACTCTGGCTTGGACCCCGTTGCTCTGCAAACACGCTCGTTATGATGTATCCCAAATCAG AGACTGTGCAGAGATGGTCTTAAGATTTCACAAAGCTGCAAGAATGGGAAGTTTGAAGGTCACATACGAAAAAGTACTCTAG